From a single uncultured Fibrobacter sp. genomic region:
- the rpsD gene encoding 30S ribosomal protein S4 produces the protein MSSFRGPKGKVARSLGLAVSQKTQKALDRRNFAPGQHGQTRKKSSSVYKQQLVEKQRLRFTYNISEAQLAKAYDEANRRAGSAGDNLMILLETRLDALVYRMGFARTIFAARQYVAHGHFTVNGVRSYSPSRQIKAGDVIAVREGSKEHVQIKEAIANAPAVPEYVTVDAGKMEGTLVKLPLREQIPVKLEEQLVVEYYSR, from the coding sequence ATGTCCTCTTTCCGTGGACCAAAAGGTAAGGTAGCCCGTTCTCTCGGACTCGCCGTCTCTCAGAAGACTCAGAAGGCTCTCGATCGCCGTAACTTTGCACCCGGCCAGCATGGCCAGACCCGCAAGAAGTCTTCTTCCGTGTACAAGCAGCAGCTCGTCGAAAAGCAGCGTCTGCGTTTCACCTACAACATTTCCGAAGCTCAGTTGGCCAAGGCTTATGACGAAGCCAACCGTCGCGCCGGTTCTGCTGGTGACAACCTGATGATTTTGCTCGAAACCCGTCTTGACGCCCTTGTCTACCGCATGGGTTTTGCTCGCACGATTTTTGCAGCTCGCCAGTATGTCGCTCACGGCCACTTCACCGTGAACGGTGTCCGCAGCTACTCTCCGTCTCGCCAGATCAAGGCCGGTGACGTGATTGCAGTTCGCGAAGGCTCTAAGGAACACGTGCAGATCAAGGAAGCCATTGCTAACGCTCCGGCTGTCCCTGAATACGTGACTGTCGACGCCGGCAAGATGGAAGGCACGCTCGTGAAGCTCCCGCTCCGCGAACAGATTCCGGTCAAGCTGGAAGAACAGCTCGTCGTGGAATACTACTCCAGGTAG